The Treponema primitia ZAS-1 genome includes a region encoding these proteins:
- a CDS encoding HigA family addiction module antitoxin, with translation MDEHIQIDHVGKYLQEEFLEPWKLSQNALARAIDVPPNRITDIVNGRRGISADTDLRLTKLFGLSEGYFLRFQEHIETTLAKRKIEHILKQIKPLKAAV, from the coding sequence ATGGATGAACATATTCAAATTGACCATGTTGGTAAGTATCTGCAAGAGGAGTTTTTAGAGCCCTGGAAACTTTCACAGAACGCATTGGCACGGGCTATTGATGTTCCTCCCAACCGTATAACTGATATTGTAAATGGTAGACGAGGTATCAGCGCCGATACGGATTTACGCCTGACCAAACTGTTTGGCCTTTCAGAAGGTTATTTCCTCCGCTTTCAGGAGCATATTGAGACAACCTTAGCAAAGCGTAAAATTGAGCATATCTTGAAACAGATAAAGCCTTTAAAGGCAGCTGTGTAG
- a CDS encoding sugar phosphorylase has protein sequence MVNADKKEALEKLLGFIYGEETGRETYAELLGLLNSVKSGPGLTMFTHKDAFLISYGDMLAPPADKSGEKDTGLARLGKFLERRNRGSFSYLHILPFHPYTSDDGFSVVDYRQVDDRFGSWDDIAALGGRFKLVFDFVVNHGSVQSDWFQGFLAGDKKYAGWYTTRPKDYDASSVVRPRTSPLLTPFIRKDGSEIYVWTTFSADQVDYDFSNPAVLLEFMKIFLEFVHRGARIVRLDAIGYLWKEDGHPCLHHPKTHAVVKLFRAVAEALDLDVLILTETNVPHPQNVAYFGDGDEAHMVYNFALPPLVLHGMLSADAGPLRAWAKTLPPPGKGWFFLNYLASHDGVGVIPAKGLVDDTAFAATVEEAKKRGALVNYKNTPEGPIPYELNCSYLSITAPPSLGSAEIRARAFLAAQAVLLSLSGLPAVYFHSWIGSEAWTEGPELLGYNRAINRERPPIDRVEKELDESGSLRSLINNGINRLLHFRQAEEAFSPRAPQKVLDTDGAVFALLRGPAGKRWVLCIQNMGAEPAVLKVRVNGLSADLFPDEIALEPWETRWIACGDGDSREISTAKG, from the coding sequence ATGGTAAATGCGGACAAAAAAGAAGCGCTGGAAAAGCTTTTAGGTTTCATCTATGGTGAAGAAACGGGCCGGGAAACCTATGCGGAGCTGCTTGGATTGTTGAACAGCGTCAAAAGCGGCCCCGGGCTTACCATGTTTACCCATAAGGACGCCTTCCTGATAAGTTACGGCGATATGCTTGCCCCGCCGGCGGACAAGAGCGGGGAGAAGGATACCGGCCTGGCCAGGCTGGGAAAATTCCTGGAGCGCCGCAACCGGGGGAGCTTTAGCTATCTGCACATCCTGCCTTTTCACCCCTATACCTCGGACGATGGTTTTTCCGTGGTGGACTACCGGCAGGTGGATGATCGTTTTGGTTCCTGGGATGATATAGCAGCCCTGGGCGGCCGTTTTAAGCTGGTCTTTGATTTCGTGGTGAACCACGGCAGCGTCCAAAGCGATTGGTTTCAGGGGTTCCTCGCCGGTGACAAGAAGTATGCGGGATGGTATACCACCCGGCCTAAGGACTACGATGCTTCATCCGTGGTACGTCCCCGTACCAGCCCCTTGCTTACCCCGTTTATACGTAAAGATGGTTCGGAAATATACGTATGGACCACCTTCAGCGCCGATCAGGTTGATTATGATTTTAGTAATCCTGCGGTGCTGTTAGAATTTATGAAGATCTTCCTGGAGTTCGTCCACCGCGGCGCCCGGATCGTCCGGCTTGACGCCATCGGCTACCTGTGGAAGGAGGACGGTCATCCCTGCCTCCACCACCCAAAAACTCACGCAGTAGTAAAACTGTTCCGGGCCGTCGCGGAAGCCCTGGACCTGGATGTGCTGATACTCACGGAAACCAACGTACCCCACCCCCAAAACGTGGCCTACTTCGGCGATGGCGATGAAGCCCACATGGTTTATAACTTCGCCCTGCCGCCCCTGGTGCTCCATGGTATGCTTTCCGCCGATGCCGGCCCCCTGCGCGCCTGGGCGAAAACCCTGCCGCCCCCCGGGAAGGGCTGGTTCTTTCTCAACTACCTGGCAAGCCATGACGGGGTAGGGGTGATCCCCGCTAAAGGCCTGGTGGATGACACCGCCTTCGCCGCAACCGTCGAGGAGGCCAAGAAGCGGGGCGCCCTGGTAAATTACAAGAACACTCCGGAAGGTCCCATCCCCTACGAGCTGAACTGCTCTTACCTCAGTATTACTGCGCCCCCATCCCTGGGCTCAGCGGAAATCCGCGCCCGCGCTTTTCTGGCTGCTCAGGCGGTACTCCTCTCCCTATCCGGCCTCCCCGCGGTGTACTTCCACAGTTGGATAGGCTCCGAAGCCTGGACGGAAGGCCCGGAACTGCTGGGCTATAACCGGGCTATTAACCGTGAGCGCCCCCCCATAGACCGGGTGGAAAAGGAACTGGACGAAAGCGGTTCCCTCCGCTCCCTGATAAACAACGGCATTAACCGGCTCCTCCACTTCCGCCAAGCCGAGGAAGCCTTTTCCCCCAGGGCGCCCCAAAAAGTCCTGGACACCGACGGCGCAGTATTCGCCCTATTACGAGGGCCGGCGGGTAAACGCTGGGTCCTCTGCATCCAGAATATGGGGGCGGAACCCGCCGTACTCAAGGTCCGGGTGAACGGGCTTTCGGCGGACCTTTTCCCGGACGAAATAGCCCTGGAACCCTGGGAAACCCGGTGGATAGCCTGCGGGGACGGGGACAGCCGGGAGATTTCGACGGCGAAAGGCTGA
- a CDS encoding DUF4139 domain-containing protein, with amino-acid sequence MKKPNLLFTLLAILPFILNGTGSFAQAIQDQSTETTIPLRKISLFSSGVAYFEHGGEISGDLAVPLPFNQGAVNDALKSLVINDPGSSSPSVRYPSEQTLYRTLRSLRIDLSGNPGAAAILENLRGAELQVNTPAAVTGRILGVEYRRADVQARDGAYYGEPVREAWLSLVTPQGIRVMAVKDISSFSFTDPQINNDLNRALDLLLASREAETRLLTISLPGAGRRTVSLSYVIPAPVWKVSYRLDLNPEKALLQGWAIVDNDGDTDWTNVELSLVTGRPVSFVQNLYPPYYLYRPTLPLAIAGIAEARTYDSGWGNNPVAAEADSMVTEEQEFAPRAKMLREAPAPASPSAAYNSVRQSVAGGTAETARGRELGDQFEFTLPQRITLERQQSAMFPLVEGTLDVEKTLVFDGAKASRGGILHPAISAEITNTTGMKLPAGPITVFDGGSYAGDALIEFFPVGEKRLISYGDDLSVSGAVIVSGSQSLRGITISGGVMSISRRITFEKTYTFSNAAGERKRLILEHPITPGTDLAMPADFDERTDSVYRFSVTLPAERELTITVREESPREERIILAQLQAEMFAAYASNQEIPANVRTALQRAIELKRIADTARADQAELEEQRSYRISEQDRIRRNLEAAGNQTPQGQEYLKRLVAMDSEIDALSAQVDTARKDTQAAQTAYEAYLGELKL; translated from the coding sequence ATGAAAAAACCAAATTTATTGTTTACCCTATTGGCAATTCTGCCATTTATCCTGAATGGGACCGGATCTTTTGCCCAGGCTATTCAGGACCAGAGTACAGAAACGACGATTCCCCTCCGTAAAATATCCCTCTTTTCCTCCGGGGTAGCCTACTTTGAGCATGGGGGGGAAATTTCCGGCGACCTGGCCGTTCCCCTCCCCTTCAACCAAGGGGCGGTAAATGACGCCCTAAAGTCCCTGGTAATCAATGATCCCGGTTCAAGTTCCCCTTCGGTACGCTACCCATCGGAGCAGACCCTCTACCGTACCCTGCGGAGTCTGCGGATCGACCTTTCGGGAAACCCCGGGGCCGCAGCGATACTGGAAAACCTCCGGGGAGCGGAGCTCCAGGTGAATACCCCCGCTGCAGTAACCGGGCGTATCCTGGGAGTTGAGTACCGCCGGGCGGATGTTCAGGCTCGGGATGGCGCTTATTACGGTGAACCGGTTCGGGAAGCCTGGCTTTCCCTGGTTACCCCCCAGGGCATACGGGTCATGGCGGTCAAGGACATCAGTTCTTTTTCCTTTACCGACCCCCAAATAAACAACGATCTTAACCGGGCCCTGGACCTTCTCCTGGCATCCCGGGAAGCGGAAACCCGTTTGCTGACCATCTCCCTGCCGGGCGCCGGTCGCCGTACCGTTTCCCTCAGCTATGTTATCCCCGCGCCGGTGTGGAAGGTTTCCTACCGCCTGGACTTAAACCCGGAAAAAGCCCTGCTCCAGGGCTGGGCTATTGTGGACAACGACGGGGATACCGACTGGACCAACGTGGAACTCTCCCTGGTTACGGGCCGTCCGGTTTCCTTTGTGCAGAATCTCTACCCGCCCTACTACCTGTACCGGCCGACCCTGCCCCTGGCTATCGCGGGGATCGCCGAGGCGCGTACCTACGATTCCGGCTGGGGGAATAACCCTGTGGCAGCGGAAGCTGATTCCATGGTTACGGAAGAACAGGAATTTGCACCCAGGGCAAAGATGCTGCGGGAAGCTCCCGCGCCTGCCTCCCCCTCAGCGGCGTACAACTCGGTGCGGCAAAGTGTTGCAGGCGGGACGGCGGAAACCGCCCGGGGGCGGGAACTGGGGGATCAGTTTGAGTTTACCCTGCCCCAGCGCATTACCCTGGAGCGTCAACAGAGCGCCATGTTTCCCCTGGTGGAGGGAACCCTGGATGTGGAAAAAACCCTGGTTTTTGACGGGGCCAAAGCTTCACGGGGGGGCATACTCCACCCGGCTATCAGCGCGGAGATTACCAACACCACGGGGATGAAGCTCCCCGCGGGGCCCATCACGGTTTTTGACGGCGGTTCCTACGCCGGGGATGCCCTGATAGAATTTTTCCCGGTTGGAGAAAAGCGGCTCATCTCCTATGGTGATGACCTTTCCGTGTCCGGCGCGGTGATCGTATCCGGTTCACAATCCCTGCGGGGGATAACCATCAGCGGCGGTGTTATGTCCATCTCCCGGAGAATCACCTTCGAAAAAACTTATACCTTTAGTAACGCTGCGGGGGAGCGGAAGCGGCTCATCCTGGAGCATCCCATTACCCCCGGAACCGATCTGGCCATGCCCGCAGATTTTGATGAGCGCACCGATTCGGTGTACCGCTTTAGCGTGACATTACCGGCGGAACGGGAACTTACCATTACGGTGCGGGAAGAAAGCCCCCGGGAAGAGCGGATCATCCTGGCCCAGCTCCAGGCCGAAATGTTCGCCGCCTATGCCTCAAACCAGGAAATCCCCGCCAATGTCCGCACCGCATTACAGCGGGCCATAGAACTAAAGCGGATCGCCGACACCGCCCGGGCGGATCAGGCGGAACTTGAGGAACAGCGGAGCTACCGGATTTCCGAACAGGACCGGATACGCCGTAACCTGGAAGCGGCGGGTAACCAAACTCCCCAGGGCCAGGAATACCTCAAGCGGCTGGTTGCCATGGACAGCGAAATCGATGCGCTTTCTGCTCAAGTCGATACCGCCCGCAAGGATACCCAAGCCGCCCAGACAGCCTACGAGGCATATCTGGGCGAGCTTAAGCTGTAA